The DNA region gggggatgtgcaggaggcagctgatcgatgtttctaactctctgtctctctctcttcctctctgtaaaaaaatcaataaaatatatttaaaaaaaaaaaaaaaacttgactaAAAAATCTTATGCTatgatgtatttaaaaataaaaccagattgccctagccgggttggcttggtggatggagcgttggcctgcggactgaaggatcccaggttcgattccagtcaggggcatgtaccttggttgcgggcacatccccagtggggggtgtgcaggaggcagctgatctgtgtttctctctcatcgatgtttctaacttcctctctgtaaaaaatcaataaaatatattaaaaaaaaaaaaaccagattaatctaaacaattaaaaaagttaaaattgccgaaaccggtttggctcagtggatagagcgtcggcctgcggactgaaaggtcccaggttcgattccggtcaagggcatgtgcctgggttgcgggcatatccccagtaggagatgtgcaggaggcggctgattgatgattctctctcatcgatgtttctgactctctgtctctctcccttcctctctgtaaaaaatcaataaaatatattttttaaaaaaattaaaaataaaaataaaaaagttaacatTGGCTTTCAGCTCTGTACTTTTACTTTGCCAAGTGTTTTGATggcattaattaaaaaatatttttatttatttcagagaggaagggagagggagagatagaaatatcaatgatgagagagattcgtttatcagctgccttctgcatgccccctactgggtatcaagcctgcaacctgggcatgataatcaataaatatattttaaaaaaacaaacacaaaagaatgGAATATGTCCTCTTATATGGTACTTCTAGGAAATAACAAAAGCCACAGAAAATTTACAGTAATATAATATCTTAGAGCTAGAAGGGACCTATGATACTagctaggaaaaataaaaattaatagcatcagcccaactggtgtggctcagtggttgagcatcgacctatgacccaggagatcaagattcgattcccggtctgggcacatgatGGCTTATGGCTCCTCTGGGTCAGGTAAcatattccattatttttttattttttaaatatctatgtagttttattgatttcagagaggaagggagagacttagaaaaatagaaacatcaatgatgagagagaatcattgattggctgcctctttcatgtCCCCCACTGGAGGGGATCAAGCTCTTataccaggcatgtgcctttggccggaattgaacctgggaccctttagtctgcaggctgacgctctctccactgagccaaaccagctagggctccattattttttattttattaaaaaagtatatatatcttttttattgatttcagagaggaagaaagagggagaaagagatagaaacatcaatgaggggaaagaatcattgataggctgtctcctgcacaacccacactggggatcgagcccacaacccaggcatgtgccctgaactgtgacctgctggttcataggttgatgcgcaatcactgagccatgagCCATTCTTAAAAAAGGATGTGACCGCCCAGCTGacatggcgcagtggttgagcatcgacctatgaaccaggaggtcatggttcaattcccggtcagggcacaagcccaggttttgggctcgatttcccagtgtggggtgtgcaggtggcagtcgATAGaagattccctctcatcattggtgtttctatctctctctctcccttcctttctgaaatcaatacaaatatatttaaaaaaaaaaaaaaaaaggatgcaaCCAAGGCCAAAGCCCAGAGGAGTCCTAAGCCATCAAGCCGGTCTTTTCAAGCTAGAAAGGCCATTAGAATCTAGTTAGTTTAACAGAGCAGTACAAAGTGAGGATTTTAGAGTGAGATGACCCCGGTCCTAATTCTAGCTCTACTAATTAGACTAGCTGTGTAATCTATGGCAAGTtatctccctgagcctcagtttccttgtctttaaATGGAAATAGTTACACCTATCTACCTCATTAAGTCTTATGACAATCATACAAGATAACTTTCAAAGCTTGGCACATACTACGAGTTTTTTACATGATACATAGGTAACAACTTAGTTGATTATCATTTTTTAACACAtcttcctcattttacaaatggtgaggaaactgaggacccAGACAGAGGAAGTGACTTATGCAGTCACTCAGCTAGTAAGCAGAATGAGGCCAGAACCTAGACTTCTTCAGTAGACTAAGGGGCTTTTCTGTACTCAAAAAGGTACAGGCCTGTAAGAAAATctcaataaatacataattgTTTATAACACTAGTAGCACGGTTCACCTCTCTGCACAGCTTTTGAGTCTTTGATGGTAGAGAGGGGCTGCTCAGTACTTTCATATCAACTTCCTTTGGAGTCTAAACAAAGTCGTTGAACCCACGACTCTGATGTATCGAGATGATGCTCTAAtccactgagctacccagccagggtcttctttcagttttatatctctaTCTGGCATAGTCCCCAACACATAAAGCTTAATagattggtttttgtttgtttgtttgatgtttttattgattttagagagaaaggaagggagagcaaaaaagagagagaaatacagatgagagagaaacatcaattggctgcctcctgcacaccccctaccggggatagagcccacaaccggggcatgtgccctgctcaggaatcaaaccagccacctcttggtacgtgggtcaatgctcaaccactgagccacaccagccaggcagatggTCTTTTAATAATGAAAGTATGGCTCAGATTTCCACAtatggagactgggagttcaggAAAGTGGGCATTTCAAGTAGACATCATGGTCTaaagccaattgatgtttctctctcatcggtatttctctctctctttccttctcccttcctctctctctaaaatcaataaaaacatcaaacaaacaaacaaaaaccaatctATTAAGCTTTATGTGTTGGGGACTATGCCAGAtagagatataaaactgaaagaaggctctggctgggtagctcagttgattagagcatcatctcgATACATCAAAGTCGTGGGTTcaaccccagtcagggcacataaaagaatcaaccgatgaatgcataaataagtggaacaacaaaactgatgtttctatttctctctcccttcctctctctctctaaaacaaacaaacaaatgatttTTTTGAAGGAAAATCATTCTTAAAGGAGAATATAGGCtattggaaagaaaaagatgTGAAAGGTATAAACAATTGGACTGCGTGGGTTTGTAAAGAGAAGCATAGAGGAAGGAATCTGTAAGTCTTTCAAGGCCTTTCATGATGGCTCCCTTGAAATCTGCACTGATGTGCTACTCCCTTCcagataaaactatttttttaattttccatccTTTGTTAATACCTCTACAAGCTCACCACATTCTCACCTACTATCATTTCTCACTAGACTGTAAATTATATGAGGACAACGACCatacattttgtttatgtttgtACCTCCCAGAATGGCTACCAGAGTGCTTTAAGCCTACCGGGCATAACAATGTTGACTAAATTCAACAGGGTATGGGGAAAAAACCAAACCCTCATCCACTTTGGTGCAGTGTATTTTGACACCTAGCACATATTCCCTATGCATGACCTGAAATGCTTGGTGCGGGGAGTACCTTGGAGAGAAGAAGATAGAGCCTTGAGGAGGAAAAAGAACAAGCAGAGATTGGCACTTTAGGAACTTAGAGCTAAAACCCCGCTCTCCAGGATTTGCTGTAAATGTTTAATCACTCTCAATTAAGCAGCTTCTATGTGGCCATCCGTGCAGACTTTTGTCAGCAGACAGACGTTTGAATTTCCACTCTATTGCTGATTTGTTATTTGACTTTAGTCAAATTGGTGCACCAATCTCggcctcggtttcttcatctgtagaaaGGGGACAACAACTGTGGGCTCACAGGGATGGAGGACCAACGGGCTAATGCATGTACAGCCCCTCGCAGCGTCGCTGCAGAATAAAAGGCTCCTCGCCACTAAGGCAGTGGGGCAGGATTTGTGCCAACCAGACGGTGcaaatgggaaaacaaacaaaacatgaaagTGGGTCAGACAACACAGCACAATCAGGAAAACCTCAGAGGACATAGCCTAGAAGGGCCACTCCATCGCCCTGGGGAGTAAATCTCTTGCAGCCGGTTGTCCAGTCCCAGCCCTGGAAGACTCACCGTCACCCCGTATCTGAGCGCCAGTCCAGCCAGCGTGTCTCCGGGCGCCAGCTGATGCTCCAGGCGTCTCTCCCGCACCGGGGAGCAGGCGGACTGCACCAGGCTTCCGTAAGAACGAGCCCGGCTCCCCTGAAGCAGCCCTGACCCCCCGAGGGGGTCCTGTCGAGAGGGAGACGCCATCTCCTCACCCTGCCGGCAGCTGGGGTTGCAACTGCGGGGCGCCCGGCTAAGTGACCGAGAGTGACAGGCCCGGGGACTGGGAGCGGGTGACCAGGAGATCCCGTTCCCTTTCCGTCTTCTCTGCCGAGTCTCCCGTCTCCCTGACTACGCACCCCACTCCACTCTCGCTTATCCTCCTCCCTCCCGGCGCCTTTCCCACGAATCTGCACTCTGAGTATTCAGTCCCTGAGTCTCTCCTTAGACATCCCTCCGACTTTCGACCCTCTACAACTCGCGACGCTGACCCTTGACCTTTGAACCCTAGACACTTTCCTCACTGTTCGGTTCAGTTTGCCTCCAGGTCTGGCAGCCCGTTCTCCGGGGACCCCCTATACCCCGGCTGCGCCCAGTCTCTAGGTCGGTCCGCTAAGGTGGGGAACAAATCAGGCCCCCCAGGTGGGCTGTCGCCGCCGACAAAGCGCGTGATGATTGGTAGAGTCTGAAGTACACTTTCCACTCAGAGATCCCCAAAGGCCGCATCAGATGAGTCCCCCCCTCAAATTCGGGCTCCACATCTATCTCTCCAAATGCCTCGAATATGACAAGATGCAAGGGCCCGGAACCAGCCGGAAGGCAAGTTCTTTGAAAAAAGACTTCATTTCCCGAAAGGCTCCGCGTCTGCGGGGTCGCAGGGGACCATAGGAAATGCAGTCCCCCTCGGTGGGCTGGAGGCGGGCTTTCGGGATCGCGCAGTGCATGCCGGGAAGCCGTCCCCGGAAGTAAGGAGGCCAAACGGGAAGAGACCAGCCGGAAAGGAGACGCCCCACTCTTGCTACGGTGGCCTGAAAGGAGGAGCGAAATCTGTGCAATAGAATTTATTATTTCTGGAACTCACCGTTGTGATGTCTTTCAAGAGAGAGGGGGACGACTGGAGTCAACTCAATGTGCTCAAAGTAAGCGCGAGAGGGGAGCGTGGAGAGCTGCTTCCGCTGCCCTCTGAAGGCCGCGGAGGACTTGTTTTGTTGCTCTGGCAACAGATGGGGGctgagggttgggggggcggggagtcagGGTGACTAGTCTTGGGTTACTAGTCCTGGGTTGTGGCCCCTTCTTCGCTCTGTGATCTCTTCTCTCCATAGTCTTTAGTCCGTATGAGCCCCTGTCCCTGTCatctccctgccccgcccccctcctcctaCTCCGCTGATCTTTCCGGacttctttcccttctctttgcAGAAGCGAAGAGTTGGGGACCTGCTGGCCAGTTATATACCAGAGGACGAGGCGCTGATGCTACGGGATGGACGGTGAGGGAGGGCGAGAGTAGATCAAGCCTGAGGGTTCTGCGAGTAGAGGCTCAATACACTTTTGTTACTGAGGAGAGCGGGAGTATGTAGGGtttttggtggggaggggggcaggggtgtgggtggTGGAGATTAGGATGGTTGGGATTGGGTTTGGGAAAGGCCTGCTTAGGACAGGGTGGGACCGCCGGCAGAGACCCACTCCCCAAGGACtctatcttctctctcctctccagcttTGCTTGTGCCATATGTCCCCACCGACCTGTACTGGACACCCTGGCCATGCTGACTGCCCACCGTGCAGGCAAGAAACATCTATCCAGTAAGTGTGTCGGAAGACAGGGGATAGAGACTAAACCctgaagccctggccgggtggctctgttggttggagtgtcccccgtataccaaaaggttctgggttccattccccgtcatACCTagtaggtttcaggtttgatcccagtgtGAGTTTGTGAGGCAACTGAtacgtgtttctctctcacaccaatgtttttgttttgttttgtttttttccgctctctctccccccacccctctctcttttCTAAAGGAAGATCAGATCCTCTAGTGAAGATTAAAATACATgtatatctatgtgtgtgtgtgtgtgtgtatttaaaagttgccgaaaccagtttggctcagtggatagagcgtcggcctgcggactgaagggtcccaggttcgattccggtcaagggcaggtaccttggttgtgagcacatctccagtaggagatgtgcaggaggcagctgatcgatgtttctctctcatcgatgtttctaactctctatctctctcccttcctccctgtaaaaaatcaataaaatatattttttaaaaagagtaataaaataataaaatgtgtgcAGACCGGTCAAGGTgctttgcttttaattttcttgCTTTTCTCCTCAGGCCTGCAGCTTTTCTATGGCAAGAAGCAGTCAGGAAAAGGAACAGAACAGAATCCAAAACAGCAGAATGAATTGGAGAAGGAAGAGACCAAAGGAGAGGTAATCAAGAGATGCAAGTGTGTGTTCCAGGGAGCACCATACTGCATACCTTAGGCATGAAGGGCTTTGGCTTCTAGAAAGAAGCTCTGACTCTGTTTTCCATCTCCATACCAGGCTCCTCTGTTAACCCAGACTCGACTTATCACCCAGAATGCTCTGCACAGAGCTCCTCACTATAACAGTTGCTGTCGCCGAAAGCACAGGTCTGTGGGGGCGGGAAAGTCGGATAGGGAGGGATAAAAGGAGATGGatggtcattttaaaatatttttatcaccatttatccccatataccctcttccacctccacctaccctCCTCCCCCTgttatcaccacactgttgtccatgtcagtgagttctctttttttcttttgtgctcaGTCACCCTCCCCGCACCACCACAGCCCACCACCCCTCAAACCCCCATAGATGGTTCTTAAGTGATTGTTTTCCAAATTGTACTCTCAGGAACACTAGCGTTCAGGAGATGTTAACTGGTATTTCAGGAAAAAGAATTTTGTAATTTACAAAAAAGTTTGGGAAATCACACTTTGTCGAATTACAAAGtaggatacttttttaaaaaattaaatctatttttttaaaaaaatatattttattgattttttacagagagggagagagatagagagttagaaacatcgatcagctgcctcctgtacacctcctactggggatgtgcctgcaacccaggtacatgcccttgaccggaatcgaacccaggacctttcagtccgcaagccaacgctctatccactgagccaaaccggtttcggcaaaaaaattaaatctttattgttgaaaatattacatatgtccccttttccaccccattaaccccttctagcccacctccaccccatgccccaggccttcactaccctattgtctgtgtccatgggttatgcatatatgtatacaagttctttggttgatctcttcccatcccaaaGTAGGATACTTTTGAAGAATTGTAACATTCGTATATTTTAGGGTTCTACAAACTGTTaagataaaaaacttaaatatttttaatctagCCTTTCCTAAATTCATTTGATTgcaaaagtctttttttaaaaaaatatattttattgattttttttacagagagaaaggcagaaggagagggatagagagaaacatcgatgagagagaaacgtcgatcagctgcctcctgcacatcctctattggagatgagcctgcaaccaaggtacatgcccttgaccggaatcgaacctgggacccttcagtccgcaggccgacgctctatccactgagccaaaccggtcagggcgcaaAAGTCTTTCTATGAAGGACACattaatatctttttcttttttttttccaatccttaccagaggatatttttccattgatttttagaaagagtggaagggagagggagagacacagagaaacatcaatgcaagaaggacacatcaactggttgcctcccacatgtgccctgaccagggccagggatggagcctgtaactgaggtacatgcccttgactggaatggaacccgggacccttgccacaggccagtgctctatctactgagcattGATGAACACAGTTTAGGAAACACTGCTTCAAGGGGTTGGGAGTCACAGGAGAAATGGCCCTTTCCTTGACTGCTTTGACAGATTTTGATTCTTCTCTACCCAGGCCAGAAGCTCCTCGTCCCTCTGTCTCgccttcccctctgcctcccccagagGTTGAACTCCAAAGTGGGAAGACCAGTAGGGACCCTGAGCCAGGGGCAGGCCCACAGGCTAAGGAGTCAGCAGCTGTCTCATCCCCTGCACCTCTGAGCCCCACGAGAAGACGAGCCCTGGATCATTACCTCACTCTTCGAAGGTGAGTATGCAGAATCACTCTTCCCATTTTCCTATGACCCTCCTCTTGTCAAACCTTCTGAATTGTTTTTCCTATCCCACTGACTTAATAAACCTTTCCTGACCAATTCTATTTTCTCTGCTGTTTCTAGCTCTGGATGGATTCCAGATGGACGAGGTCGATGGGTAAAAGATGAGAATGTTGAGTTTGATTCTGATGAGGAGGAACCTCCTGATCTCCCCTTAGACTGATACTCTCTTTCCCCATTTAATTCACAAATAAACTATAGCAGGCGCTGGGAGCCTGACTTTCCTCACGTCTGGTTCCTTGTCCCACTTCAGGATTTCAGAGGTGTTCCTTCTCAGTCCAGCCAATCCTTCCCTGCAATGTACACAGCTGCCCATACTtctaacccctcccccaccttctacCAAAGTCATGCCAAGCGTCAGCTGCACGCAGCCCGGTGCCCTATTAATAAGTCTGTCAGAAGAGGTCTTTGCCCTTCATGTTGTCTGCCTTCTTTACTACCTCCACTCAAAATCCTTTCCTCCTTCAAATCACATGAGGGTTGTGGGtagaaacggggggggggggggtctggctAGGGAAATAGGGCTGAGGCTGGGTATCCTGTGAAAGCAGAAGAGTCTAAAGGCATTAGCAGGCTGATGGGGAACACCAAGGGAGGGAGCTCCCCCACCTCTTCTAGTAACTTAGCCTCCCTGCCTGTTGATCCCCAGAGTATAAATAATCCCCAGATGAACTGGCAGTAACCCTTGGCGGTTAGCGCCAAGATTTCCACCCCGAAGCCCAAGGAAGGGGGCAGGCAGAGTGGACAGGAGGACCTTTATTTACAGGAAAGGGGAACAGATGAGGATTTTAGCATTCAGGGCTCCCAGTTGTTGATGGTAAAGGCAAAGGTAGTGTTATCTCTTTTTTTGCTGGCGACCTGTATAGGAGGAAGAGTAAACATAAGTTTTGTTCCACCTCTTGCTTTCTGCAAAGGTGGTCTCCCTTCCAGCTCCTTGACCAGACTTGTAAAGAGGTAATGTCTTAGGCCACCAAACATGCccctatcatcatcatcatattaataaaacaaaataagaaatgacaaCAAAAATACTATGTTTCCACACAGGAATGTCTAGCTTCCTTTCTACTTCTCTACAGGTATATTTTGGGGGCAGGGGGACTTCCCTATCTACTTTCTGACCACTTAAGCGATTTGCACTTCACAGGTGAATATGACTTTGGGAGCACCCCGGGCTGTTAGTCACTAAGTCAGCTTTCAGGACTATCCGCCAGCTTTTGTACCTATTGACCCTCCCCCGCAACACCATGTCTGTAGTTACTCACGTAGTTCATTGTTCCGGGTCACGGCCTGGGCTGCCCGAGCGCGTGGCCCTTGCTGTGTAAAATGGTAGCCAAAGCGGACGATGGAGGGACACTGTTCGAGCACGGTGGCCATCTCCATCTCCACTGCATCACCAGGCCACTggcgctgggggagggagagaggaaagttGTCAGCACCCTCTCTGGGTTGTCCACTGTTGCAGATCACCCACCCTTTGGGAGGTCAAGGAGGCTTGTTTCTCCAGCGTGGGAGAGGTGCTGGTTTGGCTCCCTTCATAGAGACAATGAAGAGAAATCAAACAAGATCAGATGAGGTCCTGACCCAGTGGCTGCCTCAGGGAGGAGACTTGGTGAGTATTAGCTGAATGCAAAGCCCAAGGGAAGGGAACGCTGACCTGGTTGTCTACACGGAGCTCAGTGAGCGTGGCGTTTTCCCGAACTGCCTTCAGcacagccatgagccctgtgctGCTAATGAAGTTGGATTCAATGTTCAGGCTCTGGAGGCTACGATTCTCACGCAACATGTCAGCCACCGCCTGGGTAGTAGGGACTTGGGTTAGGATTAGGGGACAGTTTCACAGATGACTGAGGAGAGAAAGAACAGGAGCAAGAGGGAAACACAGCTCTTTGAGACAAGTCCTTGAGGAGCTGTAGGTGGGGCCGGGGGTGACAGAAGGAAGGGTAGGAAATAGGGGAAGCAGGGAGATCAAGTGTGCAGTGGAGTTGGGGGTGGTAGAGAGGGTTTTGGCTCTTTGGGAAGATGATCTAAGGATTTCAGactgtgggagggggtgggagctaCCCTAAGAGAGCGTGATGGGAATAGCACCCCCAGCACAACCCTTTATGACAGCCTTGCCAGGAATGCATGTCAAGTTATGGGGAGAGGGCTAGGGATGTCAACCAGCCTCACATTGGCAATGGGGTCACCACTCCTCGTGGCCACCAGGCTGAAGCTCCGGACGTTGGTATTTGTCTTCATGGCCTCACACAGCTCAGTTAGCATGGGTATCGGGATGTCCTGTCAGAGGGGAAcaggaggagatggtgggctCAGGACCTCCCATGTCAGCAGTTACCCAGTTTTATTATTTGGAGGCTGGGATCAAATACCTTTATATTATTGAGGTTCACTTCCTCCAGGTCCTTGTCATTGCTTCGAACACTCTTTAATATCTCCTCGATATTTGTGGGATTTGGGGGCTCATCTGGCACTGGCTTATACTTGTCAGGCTGCACTACACCTGTGGGTGAAGGCAGGAAGGAAACCCTATATACCCCACAACCTTCTCCCTGTTGGTTCTCTCATCACTTGTGCACATGTCTTCTTCCCAATTCACCTGTTTCATCCTTTGCTACCTTTCCTCCGACTCTGGGACCGCCTGCCAAGAGCCCTGGGAGCCCTGCTCCCACACATACTCACTACTAATGCCTTCGGTGTTGCAGATTTCTCCACTACAGATGGCATCGTAGTATTGCTTGTTGCTCATCAGTGTGTACATGCCCAGAATTGCTGGAAAGAGTAAACGGGGCATAAGGAACGAGAAGGGATTTTTCCAAGCCACCCCTCTCATCTCATTCTGAATCTGTTGAATTTTTAAAGCCTGACCTCTTCCACTTTTCCAAAGAGGTTCCCCTTCCTTTGGCCCCACGGGTCCCTTCCATAAATTGCTTGAGGcagtagtttttaaaatcttgagaCTGGGCTAAAGAAGGTCCCTAAGGAGCcactagcaggggtgggcaaactttttgactcgagggccacaatgggttcttaaactggactggagggccggaacaaaagcatggatggagtgtttgtgtgaactaatataaattcaaagtaaacatcattacataaaagggtacggttttttgtttttgtttttttttttagttttattcatttcaaacgggcggatacggcccgtgggccgtagtttgcccacggctgcactagaggGTGAAGGGAGTCTGTCAGACTTCTGCCTGTTTTCAGCCAGAATAGTTCcacttttatttgctttataatcCCTGTAAAATTGCCCTTGAGATGTTaacatattaaatttaaaactgaatgaattatgtaaacaaacaaaattaaacaccACTACCTGGAGGTTTTTCAAACATCCGTGTCCTGGTTCAGGGCCTTCCCCACTAATCCCGTGCCACGAATAGAACCCCCTGCCCCTGATCTTCCCACTCTCAACTTCCCACAGTTGCCTACCTGCAATATCACACATTTCAGCATCTGTGGCATTGGCCAGGGCCTCCTCCAGCTCAGGCTCCAGAGTGATCTGCTCCTGTGCTGGAATTTCCCTTTTGGGTTGAATATATGGTTTCCCTGATGGGAAGAGGAAGGATGATTCATTAGAGGTCTAAGATCCAGGCCTCcagcttccttttcttctccaggAGATTTCAGAATGTTGGGTCACTAGGGGACACTGGAAAGCCTGAATCCGCTTCAAGCTCGGGACTCCTGCGTCTTTTCTAATAGCTGGAGCGTGCAAACTGGCATGCAGGTATCAGGGCAGTAGATTCCCCAAGCAGCTAGGAGCTGGCAGGTGAGAGGGAAGCTGGAAGGGGACATGTGTGAGACAGCCATTTGGGTTCTGGGAGGCATGGATGTTAGGGTCTCCATACCCTTCTTCTCGCCTGTGA from Myotis daubentonii chromosome 18, mMyoDau2.1, whole genome shotgun sequence includes:
- the TMOD4 gene encoding tropomodulin-4 isoform X1 encodes the protein MFLPLSVIFLNCVVYIVNFRKKTALREEKRNIPEAFCPPIPFNRNWAWSQLLSSCSVSATLWEGVGAIMSSYLKELEKYRDIDEDEILKTLSPEELEQLDCELQEMDPENLLLPAGLRQRDQTKKSPTGPLDRDALLQYLEQQALEVKERDDLVPFTGEKKGKPYIQPKREIPAQEQITLEPELEEALANATDAEMCDIAAILGMYTLMSNKQYYDAICSGEICNTEGISSVVQPDKYKPVPDEPPNPTNIEEILKSVRSNDKDLEEVNLNNIKDIPIPMLTELCEAMKTNTNVRSFSLVATRSGDPIANAVADMLRENRSLQSLNIESNFISSTGLMAVLKAVRENATLTELRVDNQRQWPGDAVEMEMATVLEQCPSIVRFGYHFTQQGPRARAAQAVTRNNELRRQQKKR
- the SCNM1 gene encoding sodium channel modifier 1; translated protein: MSFKREGDDWSQLNVLKKRRVGDLLASYIPEDEALMLRDGRFACAICPHRPVLDTLAMLTAHRAGKKHLSSLQLFYGKKQSGKGTEQNPKQQNELEKEETKGEAPLLTQTRLITQNALHRAPHYNSCCRRKHRPEAPRPSVSPSPLPPPEVELQSGKTSRDPEPGAGPQAKESAAVSSPAPLSPTRRRALDHYLTLRSSGWIPDGRGRWVKDENVEFDSDEEEPPDLPLD
- the TMOD4 gene encoding tropomodulin-4 isoform X2, which gives rise to MSSYLKELEKYRDIDEDEILKTLSPEELEQLDCELQEMDPENLLLPAGLRQRDQTKKSPTGPLDRDALLQYLEQQALEVKERDDLVPFTGEKKGKPYIQPKREIPAQEQITLEPELEEALANATDAEMCDIAAILGMYTLMSNKQYYDAICSGEICNTEGISSVVQPDKYKPVPDEPPNPTNIEEILKSVRSNDKDLEEVNLNNIKDIPIPMLTELCEAMKTNTNVRSFSLVATRSGDPIANAVADMLRENRSLQSLNIESNFISSTGLMAVLKAVRENATLTELRVDNQRQWPGDAVEMEMATVLEQCPSIVRFGYHFTQQGPRARAAQAVTRNNELRRQQKKR